A single window of Aspergillus puulaauensis MK2 DNA, chromosome 5, nearly complete sequence DNA harbors:
- a CDS encoding uncharacterized protein (COG:S;~EggNog:ENOG410PUSJ;~InterPro:IPR036864,IPR001138;~antiSMASH:Cluster_5.3;~go_function: GO:0000981 - DNA-binding transcription factor activity, RNA polymerase II-specific [Evidence IEA];~go_function: GO:0008270 - zinc ion binding [Evidence IEA];~go_process: GO:0006355 - regulation of transcription, DNA-templated [Evidence IEA]), whose protein sequence is MPAVSKTCRNCAESKVRCVRTPDSADTCNRCRRLGKECIYRQSGRRFKGFEKDRKIAALESKINELIVDDHSTGGRSKSSVDGDASLEDIISRNFLDIETAERYLDIFKTRMTPHFPFIVISPDLSLQELRQEKPFLCFSILAAASFENMPLQRALGHEFKKVVASRIIIGGEITFELLQGLLVFLAWSHYHSKPHRYTQFLQLAISLIIDLRLDRPPQTEMWKTALRFGPKDSVQNKTFDRPSWGSNEQRAVLGCYYLSSSIAMLVQKKSSVLRLPYHEECCKSLAEANEYPHDKYITSVIQLQFIAEKIDNLSEKHVSDLEKPGSGAELYITNINPQLQPQTQSFDYSWRDEMSVSALVSASSILNTLVHLPSTEEVGFNNTQWVQIGFALLVAYRHTVIASKPDQTFAFLDTLSKLESRVGALSTEEVDANGKRDVFFDFRRRVVQIQKWFDGPSSNNRGQESSWDQGSMCFQMPYSEPMDFDRLAGTAVHLGGPSPVPGEIRVPPDFLYSASFEEIMNEWVWK, encoded by the exons ATGCCCGCCGTATCCAAGACCTGTCGGAACTGCGCCGAGTCCAAGGTCCGCTGTGTCCGGACGCCTGATAGCGCTGACACCTGTAATCG ATGTCGTCGTCTTGGGAAAGAGTGTATTTATCGCCAGAGCGGTCGTCGCTTCAAGGGCTTTGAAAAGGACCG AAAAATCGCAGCGCTCGAGTCGAAGATAAACGAGCTGATTGTCGATGATCACTCCACTGGAGGGCGTAGTAAATCATCTGTCGATGGCGATGCTTCGCTTGAAGACATCATCAGCCGCAACTTCCTTGATATCGAGACCGCCGAAAGGTACCTAGACATATTCAAGACCAGAATGACTCCTCATTTCCCATTTATTGTTATATCTCCCGATCTATCTCTCCAGGAGTTACGTCAGGAGAAACCCTTTCTTTGCTTCTCGATCCTTGCGGCAGCTTCATTTGAGAATATGCCCTTGCAGCGGGCGTTAGGGCACGAATTCAAGAAAGTTGTTGCATCACGTATTATAATCGGGGGAGAGATAACCTTTGAACTGTTACAGGGCTTGCTGGTATTCCTTGCTTG GTCCCATTACCACTCAAAACCACATCGTTATACTCAATTCCTGCAATTGGCTATAAGTCTCATCATAGATCTGCGTCTGGACCGTCCACCGCAGACAGAAATGTGGAAGACGGCGCTGCGTTTTGGACCTAAAGATAGTGTACAGAATAAGACGTTTGACCGGCCTTCTTGGGGGAGTAATGAGCAGAGGGCTGTCCTGGGTTGCTACTATTTATCGTCGTC AATTGCAATGCTTGtgcagaagaaatcgagTGTTCTGCGTCTGCCGTACCATGAAGAATGCTGCAAGAGCCTCGCCGAAGCCAACGAGTATCCCCACGACAAGTACATAACCTCTGTAATCCAGCTTCAATTTATCGCGGAGAAGATCGATAATCTGTCTGAAAAGCATGTATCCGACTTGGAAAAACCTGGGTCAGGGGCGGAGCTCTATATCACCAATATAAA CCCACAACTCCAGCCGCAAACACAATCATTCGACTACTCCTGGAGAGACGAAATGTCTGTTTCAGCCCTTGTATCGGCCAGTTCAATACTGAATACACTCGTTCACCTCCCATCCACAGAGGAAGTCGGATTCAATAATACGCAATGGGTCCAGATCGGATTCGCCTTGCTGGTTGCCTACCGACACACAGTGATAGCTTCCAAGCCAGACCAAACCTTTGCCTTTCTCGATACTTTATCAAAGTTGGAGTCGAGGGTTGGCGCATTATCCACCGAGGAAGTCGATGCAAACGGCAAGAGAGATGTTTTCTTCGACTTCAGGAGACGCGTAGTGCAGATCCAGAAGTGGTTCGATGGGCCTAGTAGCAATAACAGGGGTCAAGAGAGTTCTTGGGATCAGGGTAGCATGTGCTTTCAGATGCCGTACTCAGAGCCCATGGACTTCGATAGGCTTGCCGGCACTGCAGTGCATCTTGGGGGTCCTTCGCCTGTGCCAGGAGAAATACGGGTGCCTCCTGATTTTCTGTATTCAGCTTCATTTGAGGAGATAATGAATGAATGGGTGTGGAAATGA
- a CDS encoding serine hydrolase domain-containing protein (COG:S;~EggNog:ENOG410PHMZ;~InterPro:IPR001466,IPR012338;~MEROPS:MER0002489;~PFAM:PF00144;~SECRETED:SignalP(1-20)) yields MKLSFYTSALSLFISSAVSSTTSFTPCPLLGPAFPPYTLDTNDKIISKALEALTQKFNTQLGGGSGSHGETSANTTFSVALFSANPGTAADEPFFWEYHYAAPWLNKSSAGPSPVHKDSVYRIGGLTEIFTVWSLLIGEGDNILDEPVTEYLPELKDGVPGQDIERVVWDEVTVGQLASHMSGLARDYCSKYVAARPGLPELPTTNKTCCDNPYKCDSNDFIKLISKQPPVAPAGVTPSYSNVAFQLLGYIIERRAGKPFIDVLEHDIFVALNMTESSVFAPVTDNTGLSPIIPISKQASGWSTRLGGEEASRSIYSSTKDVATAGQAILNSTLLTQATTNRWLKPVAHTSNPANSLGLPFTIYLGGNYPDQSLVDVYTLLSNEGYKESLYSSYIGLVPDYGVGYVILSADTQEPADLNAHADIIGDVVLAALVETSVLQAGAKFNGTYTAAQAAGVNSTTGLNSSITVGQDSLMGLYIDEFISNGTDLRKTLAGFVGVENSKDLSIRLYPTQLVGVDAGSDSSKQAFRAVLQDVTELADNDTPTCVSWMDVDELQYGGRGLDEFVFSLDHSGRAVGVEIPALRVDLLRTKN; encoded by the exons atgaagctctcATTCTATACATCAGCGCTCTCTTTattcatctcctccgccgtctcctccaccacctccttcacccccTGCCCACTGCTCGGCCCAGCCTTTCCTCCCTACACGCTGGACACAAACGACAAAATCATCAGTAAAGCGCTGGAAGCACTCACACAAAAGTTCAACACCCAACTCGGAGGCGGCAGCGGCTCCCACGGCGAAACCTCAGCAAATACCACCTTCAGCGTTGCGCTGTTCTCTGCGAACCCCGGCACCGCCGCAGACGAGCCTTTCTTCTGGGAGTACCACTATGCGGCGCCTTGGCTGAACAAATCTTCCGCTGGGCCGAGTCCCGTGCATAAAGATAGTGTTTATCGGATTGGGGGACTTACGGAGATTTTTACCGTTTGGTCGCTTTTGATTGGAGAGGGAGATAACATCTTGGATGAGCCGGTTACCGAGTATCTCCCTGAGTTGAAGGATGGTGTGCCTGGACAGGATATTGAGCGTGTTGTCTGGGACGAGGTTACGGTTGGGCAGCTCGCGAGTCATATGTCCGGTCTTGCACGGGATT ATTGCTCTAAGTATGTGGCTGCAAGGCCTGGACTGCCTGAACTCCCAACTACCAACAAGACTTGCTGCGACAATCCTTACAAGTGTGATAGTAACG ACTTCATTAAACTGATATCCAAACAACCCCCCGTCGCCCCAGCCGGAGTCACCCCCAGCTACTCGAACGTCGCCTTCCAGCTACTGGGCTACATCATCGAACGCCGCGCAGGGAAACCCTTCATCGATGTCCTGGAACACGATATCTTTGTTGCTTTGAACATGACCGAATCCTCCGTCTTCGCCCCAGTCACCGACAATACAGGCCTTTCGCCAATCATCCCCATCAGCAAACAAGCCAGCGGGTGGTCAACCCGTCttgggggagaagaagc GTCCAGATCCATCTACAGCAGCACCAAAGACGTCGCAACAGCCGGCCAAGCAATCCTAAACTCGACCCTCCTGACCCAAGCTACAACAAACAGGTGGCTGAAACCCGTCGCACACACCTCGAACCCAGCAAACTCGCTCGGTCTGCCCTTCACCATCTATCTCGGCGGGAATTACCCAGACCAGTCCCTCGTCGACGTGTACACGCTCCTCAGCAACGAGGGATACAAGGAGAGTCTGTACAGCTCGTATATCGGACTTGTTCCGGACTACGGGGTCGGATACGTCATTCTCTCTGCGGATACGCAGGAACCGGCTGATTTGAACGCGCATGCGGATATTATCGGGGATGTTGTTcttgcggcgctggttgAGACGTCGGTTTTGCAGGCGGGTGCTAAATTTAATGGGACTTATACGGCGGCTCAGGCAGCGGGTGTTAATTCCACCACCGGTCTCAACTCGTCTATCACTGTTGGACAGGATAGTCTGATGGGGTTGTATATCGACGAGTTTATCAGCAACGGGACGGACTTGCGAAAGACGCTCGCTGGGTTTGTTGGTGTGGAGAACTCCAAGGATTTGAGTATCAGGCTGTATCCTACGCagcttgttggtgttgatgctggTTCTGATTCGTCGAAACAGGCGTTTAGGGctgtgctgcaggatgttACGGAGTTGGCGGATAATGATACCCCGACTTGTGTGTCGTGgatggatgttgatgagctGCAATATGGAGGGAGAGGTCTGGATGAGTTTGTCTTCTCGTTGGATCACAGTGGGagggctgttggtgttgagattCCGGCGTTGCGGGTGGATTTGCTGCGAAC